From Triticum urartu cultivar G1812 chromosome 2, Tu2.1, whole genome shotgun sequence, a single genomic window includes:
- the LOC125538324 gene encoding psbP domain-containing protein 2, chloroplastic, which produces MPLVGSPRHGPPLKLAGRAQRRPPPRAIAPKCDISSPPPRLTRRAVSAASLLLTALPFPASSPQLPVASASETEAEVGGGEGGAPALELERYTDQDQGFTLLKPASWPKVEKAGATALFQQEGKGSNNIGVVVNPVRLSSLTDFGTPQFVADRLLQAEKKKESTKSAEVISTGERSGRDGLTVYEIEYSLDSTRGGMKRIFSAAFVASRKLYLLNVAYSDTEEKPLDKQTRLVLEEVLHSFDSV; this is translated from the exons ATGCCACTCGTCGGTAGCCCTCGCCACGGCCCGCCGCTGAAGCTCGCCGGCCGCGCCCAGCGCCGGCCTCCGCCCCGCGCCATTGCGCCCAAATGCGACATCTCCTCCCCTCCTCCGCGCCTAACCAGGAGAGCTGTTTCCGCCGCCTCCCTGCTCCTCACCGCCCTCCCTTTCCCCGCCTCGTCACCGCAACTCCCCGTGGCCTCCGCATCGGAAACGGAGGCAGAAGTCGGGGGAGGAGAAGGAGGCGCACCGGCGCTGGAGTTGGAGCGGTACACGGACCAGGACCAGGGGTTCACCCTCCTGAAGCCCGCCTCATGGCCCAAG GTGGAAAAGGCGGGCGCGACGGCGCTGTTTCAGCAAGAGGGGAAGGGGAGTAACAACATTGGGGTCGTCGTCAACCCTGTTCGCCTCTCCTCGCTGACGGATTTCGGCACACCGCAGTTCGTCGCGGACAGGCTTCTACAGGCAGAGAAGAAAAAG GAAAGTACCAAATCCGCAGAGGTGATTTCTACCGGAGAGAGATCAGGTCGCGATGGCCTGACAGTATACGAAATCGAGTACTCATTGGATAGCACCAGGGGAGGGATGAAGCGGATCTTCTCGGCAGCGTTTGTTGCTTCTAGAAAGCTCTATCTGCTCAATGTAGCCTACTCTGATACTGAGGAGAAGCCCTTGGACAAGCAGACTAGACTTGTTTTGGAGGAAGTCCTTCATTCCTTTGATTCTGTATAG